In Streptomyces pluripotens, the genomic window CGGTGCGGATGGTCGACGTGGCCGCGGCGGCCGGGGTGTCCCGGCAGACCCTGTACAACGAGTTCGGTAGCAAGGACGGGCTGGCCCGGGCACTGGTGCAGCGGGCGGCCGACGGCTACCTCGCCGGAGTCGAACGGGCACTCTCCGCCCCTGCGGAGCCACGAGACCGGCTCACCGCCACCGTCGAGTGGACGGCTGCCGCTGCCCGGGAGAACGCACTGGTCCGGGCCATGCTCACCGGATGCTGGAGCGAGCGGCTGCCGACGCCTCCGTTCTCCTCCGCGCAGTCCACCTCCACGGTGCCCGCCCAGCGGCGGGCCGACGGGCCGCTGCCGACACCCCGCGACTTCCTGCGGATCGTGCGGGACCGCGCGGTGACGGCGCTGACCGGCCCCGGCGTCACCCCTGCCGAGAGCGCCGGCCTTGCCCGCTCCTGCGAGCTCGTGGTCCGTCTCGCCCTGTCCTGTGTGGCGGCGCCGCCGGGGGAGGGCGAGATGGCGGAGCTGGTGCGAGCGGTGGCTCCCTGGCAGACGACGTGAGTGATCCCACCGGTGGCCCGTGGTCGACTTCGCCCGGCCTGCTCAATGGGCCGAGCCCGACAACTGCAGGCCGATCACCCCGACGATGACCAGGCTGATCGAGACGATCTTCAGGGTGGAGACCAGGTCGCCGAGGAAGACCATGCCGTAGATGGCGGTGCCGGCAGCACCGATTCCGGTCCACACGGCGTAGGCCGGACCGACGTCGAGCTTCTTCAGCGAGAGCGTCAACAAGCCGAAGCTGCCGAGTGCGAACGAGGCGAACGCGATCGTCGGCCACAGCCGGGTGAACCCGTGTGAGAGCTTCAGACACACGGCGAAACCGGTCTCCAGAATCCCGGCCACTATGACCAGCAGCCACGCCATGTGGGGTCCTCCCGTTGGTCCGGATCTCCGGCTCGGTGCGTCTATGCACTTACCGGACTCGCCGCCCGGCAAACAACGCATGACACCGCTCCGGGACTCAGTCGCCCTCCCTGCGCTCCCGCGTCGCGAGCAGCCGGCGCAGGGAGAACAGCCGTGCGGGGTCCGCATGGCCCTCCTCGACCCAGGCGTCCAGCGCGCAGTCCGGTTCGTCGTGGCTGCACGCGCGTGGGCAGCCCTCGGTACCCGGTTCCAGATCGGGGAAGGCGTGGATCACACGGGAGGGGTCGATGTGCGCGAGACCGAAGGAGCGCACCCCCGGGGTGTCGACCACCCAGCCATCCCCACCGGTCAGCGGCAGCGCGAGCGCCGACGTCGTGGTGTGTCGACCGCGGCCCGTCACCGCGTTCACATGTCCCGTCGTACGCCGCCGCGCCTGCGGGACGAGCGCATTGACCAAGGTCGTCTTGCCGACACCCGAGTGCCCCACGAACGCGGTGACCTTGCCGTTCAGGTGCGCGCGCACCCGGTCCGCCGCGTCTTCGTTCTCCAGTTCCGCACGACTGGTGACGACGTACGGGATGTCAAGGGCGCCGTACAACTCCAGCAGCTTGTCCGGCGGGGCCAGGTCCGACTTGGTCATGACCAGCAGCGGTTCCAGGCCGCCGTCGTAGGCCGCGACCAGGCAGCGGTCGATCAGCCGGGGGCGGGGTTCCGGGTCGGCGAGGGCCGTGACGATCGCCAGCTGGTCGGCGTTGGCCACGACCACCCGCTCGTACGGATCGTCGTCGTCGGCCGTGCGGCGCAGGACCGAGGCGCGTTCCTCGATACGGACGATCCGCGCGAGAGTGTCCTTCTTGCCGGACAGGTCACCCACCAGGGCCACCCGGTCGCCCACCACGGCGGCTTTGCGGCCCAGCTCGCGGGCCTTCATCGCCAGCACCGTGCGGTCCTCGACCAGACAGGTCAACCGGCCCCGGTCGACGGTGAGGACCATGCCCTCCGCCGCGTCCTCGTGCTTGGGCCGGATGTTTGTACGCGGCCGGTTCCCCTTGCGGTGGGGACGGGTGCGGATGTCGTCCTCGTCGGTGTGCTTGCCGTAGCGGCGCATGACTGGGTTCCCGCGTCCTACTGCCCGAGCATCCCGGTCCACAGCTCGGGGAAGTCCGGCAGGGTCTTCGCCGTCGTGGCCACGTTCTCGATCTGGACGCTGTCGACCGCCAGGCCGATGATCGCGCCGGCGGTCGCCATGCGGTGGTCCTCGTAGGTGTGGAAGATCCCGCCGTGCAGCGGGCGCGGGCGGATGTGCAGGCCGTCGGCGGTCTCCGTGACGTCGCCGCCGAGTTCGTTGATCTCCTTGGTGAGCGCGGCCAGTCGGTCCGTCTCGTGCAGTCGCAGATGGGCCACGCCCCGCAGGGTGGAGGGGGAATCGGCGAGCGCGGCCACCGCCGCGATGCCCGGGGTCAGCTCACCGACGTCGGACAGGTCCACATCGATGCCGTGGACGGCACCCGAACCGGCGAACTCCAGTCCGTAGTCGGTGAGGGCGCACGATCCCCCCATCTCGGTGAAGATCTCCCGCAGCCGGTCACCCGGCTGGGTGGTGCGGGCCGGCCAGTCCGGGATCAGTACCTTGCCGCCGGTGACCAGGGCCGCCGCCAGGAACGGCTGCGCGTTGGACAGGTCCGGCTCGATCGTCAGGTCCCGGCCGAGCAGAGCGCCGGGCGTCACCCGCCACACGTTCGGCTCACCGCCCGACTCCGGCGTGTCCACCTGGGCGCCCACCGCGCGCAGCATGTCCACCGTCATCCGGATGTGGGGCATGGAGGGAAGGGCCGTGCCGGTGTGGCGGACCTCCACGCCCTGGTTGAAGCGCGGGCCGGACAACAGCAGCGCGGAGACGAACTGGGAGGACGAGGAGGCGTCGATCGACACCGGGCCGCCGTCCAGCGCGCCGCTGCCCTGCACGGTCATCGGCAGCGAGCCCCGGCCGTCGTCGTCGATCCGGGCGCCGAGCACCCGCAGCGCGTCGATCACACCGTGCAGGGGACGTTCGTAGGACCGCGGGTCGCCGTCGAAACGGATCGGGCCGTCGGCCAGCGTGGCCACCGGCGGCAGGAAGCGCATCACCGTGCCCGCGTTGCCGACGTCGACCGTGGCCGGGCCGTGCAGGCCCGTGGGCAGCACCCGCCAGGCCTCCCCGGTGCCGTCCGGGCCCACCCCTTCCTCGATCTCCACGCCCATCGCGCGCAGCGCGCCCGCCATCAGCAGGGTGTCGCGCGAACGCAGGGGACGGCGCAGCCAGCCGGGCTCGGAGGCCAGGGCAGCGAGGACGAGGGCGCGGTTGGTGACCGACTTGGACCCCGGCACGTGGACCGTCGCGTCGACGGCTCCGCTCGCGTGCGGGGCGGGCCAGAGGGCGGTGGAGGCGGTGTTCGGGGCCATGGAGCCCACCTTATAAGGAGGGCCCGGCATCAACCTTCCAGCAGCCAGCGGCCCCCGCCGATCAGGGAGCACAGTGACACCGCGTGGAACAGGAACAGCCAGAGGCCGGCCGGTACGTGCGTCAGGCGGGACAGCTGGTCCGCGTCCGAGTCTCCCGCCCCGCCGCGCGAGCGTTTGGCCTGCAGCTCGAACGGCGGCCGTACCCCGCCGAGCAGCAGGAACCACACCCCCGCGTACGCGAACGCGGCTTGCACCTGGGGGCCCGCCAGCCACGACACCAGCAGGAACGCACCGCCCGTGAGTACGACGGTCAATACCCCGTAAGCGTTACGGATCATCACCAGCATGGCCAGCAGCAGGGCCGTGGCCGCCCACAGCAGCAGCGTGATGCGCCCGGCGGCCAGCAGGGCGGCCCCGCCCAGCCCCAGCAGTGAGGGTGCCGTGTACCCCGCGGCGGCGGTGAGGATCATGCCCAGGCCGTACGGCTTGCCGCGGCTGACGGTGAGACCGCTGGTGTCGGAGTGCAGGCGGATGCCGGTGAGCTGCCGACCGGTGAACAGCGCGATCAGGCCGTGGCCTCCCTCATGCGCGATGGTGATCGCATTGCGGGATATCCGCCACAGGGGGTGCGGGACCACCATGGCGAGCGCCGCCACGAGTGTGGCCAGCACCACCCACAGGTCGGGAGCGGTCTGGGGGCCGGTGAGCCGGTCCCAGAGACCGGGGAGCGCAGTGGTGGCGAGGCTGTCCATGTGGGGTCGGTGGCTCCCTGTCCTGGTTCGGAATCTGGCACTGTGGCACGTATGTGCGGACGGTATGCATCGAGTCGTAGGCCCGAGGATCTCGCAGGAGTCTTTGAGATCGAGAAGTGGGAGCCCCAGGAGATTCTGGAGCCGGACTACAACGTGGCTCCGACCAAGGAGGTCTACGCCGTCCTCGACCGTCCCCTGAAAGACGCGGACTCCCCGCGTCCGGTTCGTCAGCTGCGGAAGCTGAGGTGGGGCCTGGTCCCGTCCTGGGCCAAGACACCCGAGGGCGGTGCCCGGATGATCAACGCCCGCGCGGAGACCGTCCACGAGAAGCCCGCTTTCCGCCGCGCCTTCGCCGCCCGCCGCTGCATCCTGCCGGCCGACGGCTACTACGAGTGGGTCACCGGCCGGCAGGAACGCGAGCTGGAGGTCGAGGGGAGGAAGAAACGGCCGCGCAAGCAGCCCTACTTCGTGCTGCCGGCCGACGGATCGGTGTTCGCGATGGCAGGACTGTACGAATTCTGGCGTGACCGGACGCTGCCCGACGACCACCCGCAGGCCTGGTGGGTGACCTGCTCGGTGATCACCACGGAGGCGGAACGGACCCCGCTGGCCGTGGCTCCGGCCGAGGGCCCGCACTCGCTCGCCGAGATCCACCCCCGGATGCCGCTGATGCTCACCCCGGACCGCTGGGACGCCTGGCTCGACCCCTCCCGCACCGACCCCGACCGCTTGCGTGACCTGCTGGCCCCGCCTCCGCCCGGCCTGATGCGTGCCTACCCGGTCCCCACCGCCGTCAGCAACGTCCGCAACAACGGTCCGGAGCTGCTGAAGGAACTGCCGGCACCGGAAGAGGGCACACTCTTCTGACGTGAGTGAGACAGCCGTGTCGAAAGTGACCGAGACCGTCGGGACCGAATCCGGGGACGCCCACATCACCTGGCACGAGGCGAAGAGGCCGAGACTGGTCCTCGCCCTGGGTCACGGGGCCGGCGGGGGCGTCGAAGCGCGGGACCTGCAGGCGCTCGCCCGTGTCCTACCCGCGCACGGTGTGACCGTCGCCCTGGTGGAGCAGCCCTGGCGGGTGGCGGGCAGGAAGGTCGCGCCCGCGCCGAAGACCCTGGACACCGGGTGGCGCGGGGTGTGGCCGGCGCTCGCCGGGACCGGCCTGCCGGTGATCTCCGGCGGCCGTAGCGCCGGTGCCCGCGTCGCCTGCCGTACGGCCGCCGGGCTGGGTGCGTGTGCTGTCCTGGCGCTCAGCTTCCCGTTGCATCCGCCTGGCAGACCAGAGAGGTCCCGTGCGGCGGAACTGCTCGGCGCCGGGGTTCCCACGCTGGTCGTGCAGGGCGGGAACGACCCCTTCGGTAAGCCGGGGGAGTTCCCCGAGGGCGAATTCGAGCTGGTCGAGGTCGACCGCGGCGATCACGGCTTCGCCGTGCCCAAGCGCGCGGAGATCACCCAGGAAGGGGCTCTGGAGGTCATCACCGCGGGTGTCGTGACGTGGGTCGCGTCACTCGCCTAGCGGCCGGGAATGACGCACGGCGGACCACTGTTGTCGCCCACAGGAGTGCTGAGGCCTTGGCACCGACGTCGTGGGAGAGGGAGTCCGCCGCATGGGTTCGACCGTATGCCCGAGCCGCACTGACCTGGACTGGACGGTGCTGCACGCGGCCAGGACCGCTCCTATTCGAGCGGCGGCGGACACGGGTCGTGTTCTATCCTCCGAATCGAGTGGGACCGGTTTTGGTCCCGCCCAGGATCTTGAGGAGGTGGGTCCGGTCACTGGGACCGACGCTGGGACCGACAACGGCCAGGCGGAGCTGCCCGAGGGCCAGGGCATGAGCGCGCAGGCGGACACGGGCATTAGCCCCGAGTCGACCGCGGAGCGCAGTGCGCGCTTCGAGCGGGACGCGCTCGAATTCCTCGACCAGATGTACTCGGCCGCACTGCGCATGACGCGCAATCCGGCTGATGCCGAGGACCTGGTGCAGGAGACGTACGCCAAGGCGTACGCGTCCTTCCACCAGTTCCGCGAGGGCACCAACCTCAAGGCGTGGCTGTACCGGATCCTCACCAACACGTTCATCAACTCCTACCGCAAGAAGCAGCGTGAGCCCCAGCGCTCGGCCGCGGAGGAGATCGAGGACTGGCAGCTCGCCCGCGCCGAGTCGCACATGTCGACGGGGCTGCGCTCCGCCGAGTCGCAGGCGCTGGACCACCTGCCCGACTCGGATGTCAAGGAAGCGCTGCAGGCCATCCCCGAAGAGTTCCGCATCGCCGTCTATCTCGCGGACGTAGAGGGCTTTGCCTACAAGGAGATCGCGGACATCATGGGGACCCCCATCGGTACGGTCATGTCCCGACTGCACCGGGGCCGCCGTCAGCTGCGCGGCATGCTGGAGGACTACGCCCGTGAACGCGGACTGGTCCCGGCCGGTGCCGGAGAGTCGGACGAAGCGAAAGGGTCGGGCTCATGAGCTGCGGAGAGCCGCACGAGACGGACTGCAGTGAGATTCTCGACCACCTGTACGAGTTCCTCGATAGCGAGATGCCGGACGTCGATCGCGACAAGTTCCAGCACCACTTCGAGGAATGCTCGCCGTGCCTGGAGAAGTACGGTCTGGAGCAGGCCGTGAAGAAGCTGGTCAAGCGCTGCTGCGGCCATGATGACGTGCCCGCCGACCTGCGCGCGAAGGTCATGGGGCGGATCGACCTGATCCGCTCCGGGCAGACCGTGCCCGAACACGACGTTGCGGCCCCGGCCCGGGAAGGCTGAGCACCGTCGACACCGGCCGTCACCCGAATGTGCTAAAGCTCGGGTCATAGGCCCCCGGCCCCCCGGATTGCGCCCTAGGCTCCGAGCCTGCACAGGCACGGCCGGGGAGGGGCGCGATGGAGGAGGTACCGGCGAGGGCACGCGCCTATGTGGTCGCCGTGGTCCTGCTCGCCCTGCTCTGCCTCCTGCCCCTTCCGGTGACCCGCACCCCCTGGTGGGCGCTCGCTCTGCTGGCCGTGCTCTACGCGGCCTGCGAGCACGTCGTGCGGCGGCGCTTCGGTGGCCCCTTCTACCCCGTTCTGCTCACCGGGGCGTTCCTGCTGCCCCCACCCGCCGCTGCGCTCGTCCCGCTGCCCGCCGCTCTGTTCTCCCCGGTCTCCCCGCTCGGGCAGCGGGCAGCGGGAGTGCGGCGCCTGTGGCGGGCCGCGCAGCCCGCGCTCGCCGTGTGGGGTGCCGCCCAGGTCCACTGGGCGCTGGGCGGTCGGGACGCCGTCGTCGCCTCGGACTTCCCCTTCGCGCTGCTGCCGGCAGGCGGGGCCGTACTCGCCTTCTGCCTCGTCCTCACTGCTCTTGACGGCGGAATCCGTGCCGCCGCCCTCGGAATCCCGCTGCGCCGGGCCTGGCGCGGACTGCTGTCCCGGGCCCTCGCCCCGGTCGCGGTGCACGGACTCGCCGGGCTGATGATGGCCGTGCTGTGGCGCAGCCCGTACGGACCGGTCGCAGCGCTGCTCGTACTGCTGCCGATGTGCGTCTCCTGGTGGGTGTTCGCCCAGTACCACCGTGAACGGGCCGCCCACCGGGCGACCATCCGAGCTCTGGTGCAGGCCGTCGACATCAAGGACGGCTACACGCGCGGTCACAGTGAACGCGTCGGGCGGGCCTCGGCGATGATCGCCCGAGAACTCGGCATGGACGACGAGCGCGTCGAGGTACTGCGCTTCGCAGGCATCCTGCACGACGTCGGCAAACTGGGCGTCCCCACCCGGCTGCTGCGCAAGGAGGGCCCGCTCACCCCCGAAGAACGGCGGATCATCGAACTGCATCCGGAGCACGGCCACGAAATGGTCCGTGGGATCTCCTTCCTCGACGAGGCCCGCGCCGCGATCCTCCACCACCACGAACGCCTCGACGGCAGCGGCTACCCCTACGGCCTGGCCGGCGCCCAGATCCCCGAGTGCGCCCGGGTCGTCGCCGTAGCGGACGCCTTCGACGCCATGACCTCCACCCGGTCCTACCGGAGGGCCCGGCCAGTCGAGGCGGCCGTGTCGGAACTGGAGCGCTGTGCCGGGGCGCAGTTCGACCCACGCATGGTCACCGCGCTCGTACACGCCCTGCGCCGCTGCGGCTGGCATCCGGCCGTCACCGCCGACGAGCCGTCGTACGGCACCGCTCCCAAGGAGCAGATCCCCGGCACCGGGACGCCGCGATGACCGTCCTGCGGCTTATCCGTGGCTCCGCCGCTCTCGTCGCGGTCGTCGCCCTCGCCGTCACCCTGGACAGCGGCCTTGCCGACAGGGGCGTCGCGCTCGCCTTCGGGTTACTCACGGCCATCGGTGAGCTGACCCGGTGGAGCGGCGCGCAAGCACGGCAGGCGGCGCCCCTCGGTGCCGCCGGTGCGCTGTCGTACGCCCTGCTGGGCGCCGACGCAGGGCGGTCCACCCAGCACGGCGCCGCCCAGGTCGTCACCGTCGTCCTCGCCGCCACCCTGCTCGGTGCCGTCCCGCACATCTGGTCCGGCCACACCCCCTCCTTGGACCATCTGGCCCGCCGTGTCCTCACCGTCGGTTTTGCCGCAGTCTGCTTCCAACCCCTGCATAACCAGGGCGTGTTTGCCTCTCTGGGCGGTTCCGCCTACGCCCTGCTCCTGGTCGCACTGCTCGGCCTCACCGCGCTCTGCGACGCCGTCCTGGCCGCAGCCCTCGCCCACTCCCACACCCGCTGGCCGTTCGGCCCACTCCTGCGCGAGGAATTGCACGGCCTGCTCGGCATCGGCTCCGCCGTGTGCGCGACCGGTGCGGTGATGGCACTCGCGGTCGCCGTCGTCGGGCTGTGGGCGTTACCCGTGTTCTGCCTGCCCCTGCTGCTCACACAGCTGTCCGTCCGCCGGTACGCGGCCGTCCGTGCCACCTATCGGCAGACCATCGCCTCCCTCGCCCGGGCCACCGAGACAGCCGGGTACACCCCTGCCGGACACGCGCGCCGGGTCGCCGGTCTCAGCCTGGCCGTCGGCCGGGACCTCGGCCTGGCCCGCTCCGAACTGACCGTGCTGGAATACGCGGCCCTCATGCACGACATCGGTCAGCTCAGTCTGGTCGACCCGGTAGCAGCCGGTGCCACCGCTGGGCTGCCTCCCGCGGAACAGCAGCGCATCGCGCTGCTCGGTGGGGCCGTCGTCCGACAGACCGGAGTGGACGCGGCCGTCGCCGTCGTCGTGGAGCGGCAGGCCGACCCCTACCGGGAGCAACCTGTCGCCGCACGGATCGTCCGGGCCGTGAACGCCTATGAGGAGAAGACCCGGGACACCGGCCCCGAAGGCGCCCTGCGGGCGCTGGAGGAGCTGCGCCTCGGCACCGCCGGTGATTACGCTCCCGAGGTCGTGGAGTCGCTCGCCCGGGTGCTTGCCCAGCCCCGGGGCGGACGGGAAGGTGGGCCGCACTGTCTGACCCCGTCCACGGCTGGGTAACCCATGGGTAATGAGCGCCTTTCCCGGCGTACGTGGTTGGATGCGAGGGAGAGGGTGTCCGGGGGCACAAGCCAGCCCACTGTGCGGAAATGGAACTGGCAGGCGGGAATCGTGAGGATCTTCAGCAAGGGACGGCACCGGCCCTCCGCCTCCTGGCGGCAGGCCACTGACCGGGCGTTCACGCTCATCGGCGACGGCCGGTACGAGGACGCTGGCGAGCTGTTGACACGAGCCGCCGACCTGGAACCTTGGCTGTCGGAGTCCTGGTTCAACCTGGCCCTGCTGCACAAGTTCCGGCACGACTGGGAGCAGGCCCGCGCCGCCGGATTGCGCGCGGTGGCCCTCCTCGACCGGGAGTCCGGGGCGCCCGACTGGTGGAACGTCGGCATCGCTGCCACGGCCCTGCAGGACTGGCCGTTGGCCCGCCGTGCTTGGCAGGCGTACGGGCTGAAAGTGCCCGGGGGCGCCTCCCGGCCGAAGGCGGGGGGAGGGACTGCCGCGGCCGGGGAACCGGTCGGCATGGAGCTGGGCAGCGCGGCCGTACGGCTCTCCCCGGAGGGTGAGGCGGAGGTGGTGTGGGGTCGCAGGCTGGACCCGGCACGGATAGAGGTGCTCTCCATCCCGCTTCCGTCCTCCGGACGACGCTGGGGTGAGGTGGTCCTGCACGACGGCGTTCCGCACGGCGAGCGCACGACGTCCACCGGGCACTCCTACCCGGTCTTCGACGAGATCGAACTGTGGGCGCCGTCCCCCGTCCCCACCTGGGTGGTCCTGCTGGAGGCGGCCACGGAGGCCGACCGGGACGCACTGGAGCAGCTCGCGGCCGACGCGGGGTTCGCCGCGGAGGACTGGTCGTCGTCGGTACGACTGCTGTGCCGGATGTGCTCCGAGTCCCGGATGCCGTCCGATGACGGCGAGGGCGTCCATCTGGACCCGCACGACCACAGTGAGCCCGGTCATCCGGGGCCGCTCGGTCATCGGACCGACGGCCAGCTCTGGGTGCCGGAGCGGGAGTGCGGGGTGGCCGCACCGGCGTCGCTGGTGCGCGGGCTGTTGGACGGGTGGGTCGCGGACGGCCCGGACTCCAGGGACTGGCGTGATCTGGAAGAGGTTTGCTGAGCCGCCGGTGACCAGCCGCCTTTAGGCTGTACCCGCAGAATTCTTCGAGGCTTGCAGGAAGGCGTACGTCGGTCATGGCGCAGCAGGACACCGATCAGCAGCACGCGGGAGTGCTCCCCGTCGACGACGAGGGGTACGTCGTCGACACGGGGGACTGCGAGGAGCGCGAGAAGGCTTGGCGGGAGCGCGGAACCTCGCGGCCGATCACGGTCGTCGGCAACCCGGTGTTGCACAGGGAGTGCAAGGATGTCACCGAGTTCGGTGAGGAGCTCCAGCAGTTGGTCGCCGACATGTTCACCAGTCAGCGCACCGCCGAGGGCGTGGGTCTGGCCGCCAACCAGATCGGTGTCGACCTGAAGGTCTTCGTCTATGACTGCCCCGACGACGAGGGTGTCAGGCATACCGGCGTGGTGTGCAACCCGAAGTTGGTCGAACTGCCTGCCGACAGGCGTCGGCTGGACGACAGCAACGAGGGCTGTCTGTCCGTGCCGACGGCGTACGCGCCGCTCGCGCGTCCCGACTACGCCGAGGTGACCGGGCAGGACGAGCGAGGCAACCCGATCAAGGTACGCGGCACGGGCTACTTCGCACGCTGTTTGCAGCACGAGACCGATCACCTCTACGGCTCCCTCTACATCGACCGCCTGTCCAAGCGGGACCGCAAGGACGCGCTGCGGCAGATGGCCGAGAACGAACCACGCTACCCGGTGGTCGCCAACGACTAGGTGCCGCCGGACCGCCCGGGCGCCCGATCGGGATCTCTCCCGTTCGGGCGTCTTTCGCATGGCCCCGGCTCGCTCGTTCGTGCGTCGTACAGCCGGTCCCCTCCGCGTTCCTGGTGATCCCTAATCAGTCACGCGAGGGGGGATTCTCGGCACCTTGGGGTAGTGAGTGAAGCAAATCCGTTCCCATGACGGTCAGTTGTGGTGCTGAATGGGAAGTGCGGGGATACGCAACGGCGCGCGCCCGGCACAACGGAAGGGGCGTGCGCTCCTGGCGGGTGAGAGGGGTTTGTTCGTGCAAGCTTTCCCACACGGCACCACAGCGACGCCCACGGCGGTCGTAGTCCCACCCTCACTGGCGCTCCCGGTGATCGAGTCCGCCTTTTCCCGGCAGCTGCATCCGTATTGGCCGCAGCTTCAGGAGAAGACACGTCTCTGGCTGCTCGAAAAGCGGCTCATGCCGGCGGACAAGGTGCAGGAATATGCCGACGGACTGTGCTACACCGACCTCATGGCCGGCTACTACACAGGAGCCACCGACGAGGTCCTGCAGGCCGTAGCCGATTACAGTGCCTGGTTCTTCGTCTGGGACGACCGCCACGACCGCGACATCGTGCACGGCCGGGCCGGGGACTGGCGACGGCTCAGGTACCGCCTGCATGCGGCGCTCGACGCGCCCAGGCACCATCTGCACCACCCGGACCCGCTGGTCGCGGGCTTCGCCGACAGCGTGCTGCGGCTGTACGGGTTCCTGCCGCGCACCTGGAACCAGCGGTTCGGCCGGCACTTCCACACGGTGATCGAGGCCTACGACCGCGAATTCCGCAACCGCACCGAGGGATACATCCCCGGCGTCGAGGAATACCTCGCACTGCGTCGCCACACCTTCGCCCACTGGATATGGACGGATCTGCTCGAACTGAGTGCAGGGTGTGAACTCCCGGATGTCGTCCGGAAACACCCCGCATACCGTCGGGCCGCACTACTCAGCCAGGAATTTGCCGCCTGGTACAACGACCTCTGCTCGCTGCCGAAGGAAATAGCGGGCGATGAGGTTCACAACCTCGGAATCAGTCTCATCACCTATGAGGGCCTGACGCTGGAAGAAGCGGTGAGCGAAGTCCGGCACCGTGTCGAGGAATGCATCAGTGAATTCCTCAAGGCCGAACGGGAAGCCTTGCAGTTCGCCGACGAGATCACCGACGGAACAGTCCACGGCAAGGAATTGGGTGCCGCCGTCCGCGACTGCGTCGGCAGTATGCGCAACTGGTTCAGCTCCGTCTACTGGTTCCACCACGAGTCGGGCAGGTACATGGTCGACAGCTGGGACGACCGGTCCACGCCCCCGTACGTCAACAACGAAGCGGCAGGTGAGAAATGACCGTCGAGTCTGTGAACCCCGTGACCCCCGGGGCGGCGGAGTTGAGGGAGCCGCCCCTGGCCGGGGGAGCCGTGCCGGGTCTCGGGCACGGCCTGAAGCTGGTCCGCGACCCGCTCGCCTTCATGTCCGGGCTGCGTGCACACGGTGATGTCGTGCGCCTGAAGCTCGGTCCCAAGACGGTGTACGCCGTCACCACGCCGGCACTCACCGGCGCGCTCGCGCTCAGCCCCGACTTCAAGATCGACGGTCCGCTCTGGGAGTCCCTCGAAGGACTGCTCGGCAAGGAGGGCGTGGCCACCGCCAACGGTCCCCGGCACCGGCGCCAGCGGCGCACCATACAGCCCGCGTTCCGGCTGGACGCGATACCCGGTTACGGGCCGGTCATGGAGGAGGAGGCACACGCCCTCACCGAGCGCTGGCGGCCCGGCGAGATCGTCGACTGCACCGCCGAGTCCTTCCGGGTCGCCGTCCGTATCGCCGCCCGTTGCCTGCTGCGCGGGGAGTTCATGGACGAGCGCGCCGAGCGGCTGAGCATCGACCTCGCCACCGTGTTCCGCGGTATGTACCGCCGCATGGTGATCCCGCTCGGACCGCTCTACCGGCTTCCCTTTCCGGCCAACCGCGAATTCAACCACGCTTTGGCCGATTTGCATCTCCTGGTCGATGAGATCGTGGCCGAGCGACGGGCATCTGGTCAAAAGCCGGACGATTTGCTGACGGCATTGCTGGAGGCGAAGGACGGCAATGGCCAACCCATCGGGGAACAGGAGATCCACGACCAGGTGGTCGCCATACTCACCCCCGGCAGCGAAACAGTCGCGTCCACGATCATGTGGCTGCTGCAGGTCCTCGCCGAACATCCGGAACACGCCGAGAAGGTACGGACCGAAGTCGAATCCGTGACCGGTGGCCGACCGGTCGGATTCGAGCACGTG contains:
- the cyc1 gene encoding epi-isozizaene synthase; this encodes MQAFPHGTTATPTAVVVPPSLALPVIESAFSRQLHPYWPQLQEKTRLWLLEKRLMPADKVQEYADGLCYTDLMAGYYTGATDEVLQAVADYSAWFFVWDDRHDRDIVHGRAGDWRRLRYRLHAALDAPRHHLHHPDPLVAGFADSVLRLYGFLPRTWNQRFGRHFHTVIEAYDREFRNRTEGYIPGVEEYLALRRHTFAHWIWTDLLELSAGCELPDVVRKHPAYRRAALLSQEFAAWYNDLCSLPKEIAGDEVHNLGISLITYEGLTLEEAVSEVRHRVEECISEFLKAEREALQFADEITDGTVHGKELGAAVRDCVGSMRNWFSSVYWFHHESGRYMVDSWDDRSTPPYVNNEAAGEK
- a CDS encoding cytochrome P450, whose protein sequence is MTVESVNPVTPGAAELREPPLAGGAVPGLGHGLKLVRDPLAFMSGLRAHGDVVRLKLGPKTVYAVTTPALTGALALSPDFKIDGPLWESLEGLLGKEGVATANGPRHRRQRRTIQPAFRLDAIPGYGPVMEEEAHALTERWRPGEIVDCTAESFRVAVRIAARCLLRGEFMDERAERLSIDLATVFRGMYRRMVIPLGPLYRLPFPANREFNHALADLHLLVDEIVAERRASGQKPDDLLTALLEAKDGNGQPIGEQEIHDQVVAILTPGSETVASTIMWLLQVLAEHPEHAEKVRTEVESVTGGRPVGFEHVRQLTHTNNVVVEAMRLRPAVWILTRRAVTDTSLGGYRIPAGADIVYSPYAIQRDARSYACPLDFDPDRWLPERAREVPKYAMSPFSVGNRKCPSDHFSMTQLSLITAAVSAKYRFEQAEESNDTTRVGITLRPHHLLLRPIPW